The genomic stretch GTTTCACCATTTACTACGGATAGACTACTTGTTCCATTCCACCTTATTGGAAGGTATAAAATATAAGGTGATTCCTTATGATATGAGTGACCATAACCCGGTATATCTGGAGGTGGGACTTTGATAAATCACTTCTTCAAAGCTACCGAGAAAAAGAAAGTGGAACCTTTCCCCTCTTCAGACTCAAACCATAAATGCCCACCATTCTTAACAGCGAAATCCTGACATAACAACAAGCCTAATCCGGAACCTTCCTCATTATTCGTTCCGTATTTGCTGAAATGAGTTTCCGTGTTCAACAATTTCTTTTGATCTTCCTCACCCATGCCTTTTCCAGTATCTTTTACACTGACTATGACTTTATCACCCTCTATTCCTGCATTAACCAGAATTTCGGAATCATTATAGCTGAACTTGATCGCATTGCTGAGAAGATTACGCAAGATAGTCTTCATCATATCCATATCGGCATGTACCTCAATCTTTCCGTGCACCGGGAAGTTCACCTTTATATTCTTCATACCGGCTACCAGATTGAAAATTTCGATAACCGAAGCAATATTCCCCACAATATCAAAGTCCTGATAAACGACATTCAGCTTGCCTATCTGGCTTTTAGTCCATTTCAGCAAATTATCCAGCAAAGAGAAAACATCCTCCGTACTTTGATTGGCCATGCTCAGCATATCAAACATTTCCTTACCGATCTGTTCGGACGGAAGACTGAGTATCAACATATTGAGCACCATCTTAATGGATCCCATGGGTGAACGCAGGTCATGCGCGATAACAGAATATAACTTGTCGCGCCCCATAATAATCTTACGCAGTT from Phocaeicola dorei encodes the following:
- a CDS encoding response regulator → MTSDVNVVISHSEYTVLVVDDVVSNVLLLKVLLTNEKFKVITAGNGKEALSQAVNARPDLILLDVMMPEMNGFEVAERLKADPETQHIPIIFLTALNTTADIVKGFKVGANDFISKPFNKEELVIRVTHQISLVAAKRIIMEQTEELRKIIMGRDKLYSVIAHDLRSPMGSIKMVLNMLILSLPSEQIGKEMFDMLSMANQSTEDVFSLLDNLLKWTKSQIGKLNVVYQDFDIVGNIASVIEIFNLVAGMKNIKVNFPVHGKIEVHADMDMMKTILRNLLSNAIKFSYNDSEILVNAGIEGDKVIVSVKDTGKGMGEEDQKKLLNTETHFSKYGTNNEEGSGLGLLLCQDFAVKNGGHLWFESEEGKGSTFFFSVALKK